In Bacillus sp. Cs-700, one genomic interval encodes:
- a CDS encoding nucleobase:cation symporter-2 family protein — protein sequence MNLFKYTSLGIQHVLAMYAGAVVVPLIVGGALGLSGRDLTYLVSIDIFMCGIATILQVWKNRFFGIGLPVVLGCTFTAVGPMIAIGGQYGITAIYGAILAAGIFVILISPMFSKLIAFFPPVVTGSVVTVIGITLIPVAMGNMAGGEGAGDYGSLQNISLALGTLLFIIVLTKLSHGFVRSIAILIGLVVGTIVASFMGLVDLAPVKDASWFHLIEPLHFGVPTFELTAILTMILVVLVSLVESTGVYFALSDICEQEISEQDVKKGYRAEGVAIVLGALFNAFPYTTYSQNVGLIQLSGIKKKQVIYLVGGMLVVLGLVPKIGAVTTIIPAPVLGAAMLVMFGMVMAYGIKMLTRVDFNSQENLFIIACSIGIGLGVTAAPSVFEQLPASIQILTDNGIVAGSVMAILLNLVFHASSIRKPEKESLIESKAS from the coding sequence ATGAATCTATTTAAATACACTTCTCTAGGTATTCAACATGTTCTCGCCATGTATGCGGGTGCTGTTGTTGTTCCTCTAATTGTTGGAGGCGCACTTGGGCTAAGTGGACGTGACCTAACTTATCTTGTTTCAATTGATATCTTTATGTGTGGAATCGCTACTATTTTACAAGTTTGGAAGAACCGTTTCTTTGGCATTGGCTTACCGGTGGTTCTTGGTTGTACGTTTACTGCAGTCGGACCAATGATTGCTATTGGTGGACAATACGGGATAACAGCTATTTATGGAGCTATTTTAGCAGCGGGAATATTTGTTATCCTGATTTCCCCTATGTTTAGTAAATTAATCGCTTTCTTCCCTCCAGTTGTAACCGGATCAGTCGTTACCGTTATTGGGATAACGCTTATTCCTGTTGCAATGGGAAATATGGCAGGTGGAGAAGGTGCTGGAGACTATGGTTCTTTGCAAAACATATCGCTTGCACTAGGGACGCTACTTTTCATTATTGTGTTAACAAAGCTATCACATGGATTTGTTCGATCTATCGCCATATTAATCGGTCTTGTGGTAGGTACGATTGTAGCCAGTTTCATGGGTTTAGTTGATCTAGCTCCTGTTAAAGATGCTTCCTGGTTTCACCTTATTGAACCTCTTCATTTTGGTGTACCAACCTTCGAACTTACAGCAATATTAACAATGATCCTTGTTGTTCTCGTAAGTCTGGTAGAATCTACAGGTGTTTACTTTGCTCTCAGTGACATTTGTGAACAGGAGATTTCAGAGCAAGATGTGAAAAAGGGATACCGTGCTGAAGGTGTTGCAATTGTTCTAGGGGCTTTGTTTAATGCGTTCCCTTATACTACATACTCCCAAAATGTGGGTTTGATCCAGCTTTCAGGTATTAAGAAAAAACAGGTCATCTACCTCGTTGGCGGAATGTTAGTTGTTCTTGGCCTTGTTCCAAAAATTGGAGCCGTGACAACGATTATTCCTGCACCGGTTCTTGGAGCAGCGATGCTTGTCATGTTTGGAATGGTGATGGCATATGGCATAAAAATGCTAACGCGAGTTGATTTTAACTCACAAGAAAACTTATTTATCATAGCCTGTTCTATTGGCATAGGTCTTGGTGTTACAGCTGCCCCTTCCGTGTTCGAACAGCTGCCAGCTAGCATTCAAATTCTTACTGACAATGGAATCGTCGCTGGAAGTGTAATGGCTATTCTGTTAAATCTCGTTTTTCATGCTTCATCTATAAGAAAACCTGAAAAAGAATCATTGATTGAATCAAAAGCTTCATAG
- a CDS encoding xanthine phosphoribosyltransferase, which produces MENLKKKIKQEGIALTDSVLKVDTFLNHQVDPQLMKEIGEVFANRFANLGVTKVVTLESSGIAPAVFTALTLNVPLIFARKKKSLTLNEDLLTAVVYSYTKQESNTISISSKFLSEQDHVLLIDDFLANGQAAEGLLEVVSKAGATTAGIGILIEKAFQDGGKRLREKGYRVESLAMISELEAGKVTFTEEEIMYESI; this is translated from the coding sequence ATGGAAAATTTAAAAAAGAAAATTAAACAGGAAGGTATTGCACTAACTGATAGCGTTTTAAAGGTGGATACTTTTCTAAATCATCAGGTAGACCCTCAATTAATGAAAGAAATTGGAGAAGTGTTTGCGAATCGATTTGCTAATTTAGGGGTGACAAAAGTTGTCACATTGGAATCTTCAGGAATAGCACCAGCAGTATTCACTGCTTTAACATTAAATGTCCCTTTGATTTTTGCTCGAAAGAAAAAGTCGCTTACTCTTAACGAAGATTTATTAACTGCGGTAGTCTACTCTTATACAAAACAAGAGTCCAATACAATCTCTATTTCTAGTAAATTTCTATCTGAGCAGGATCATGTTCTCCTTATCGACGATTTCTTAGCAAACGGACAAGCTGCTGAAGGATTATTGGAAGTTGTTTCTAAAGCTGGAGCTACTACAGCAGGGATTGGAATTCTAATTGAAAAAGCATTTCAGGATGGCGGAAAACGATTACGGGAAAAGGGTTATCGAGTTGAGTCACTTGCTATGATATCCGAATTAGAAGCTGGCAAGGTAACGTTTACTGAAGAGGAGATTATGTATGAATCTATTTAA
- a CDS encoding LLM class flavin-dependent oxidoreductase: MSNQPKKQLKDISYSVLDLAPVKEIGAISDALHRSRDLAQHVEKLGYNRFWLAEHHNMPFIASSATSVVIGHVAAGTSTLRVGSGGVMLPNHSPLVIAEQFGTLESLFPGRIDLGLGRAPGTDQRTAFALRRGQGSMGQDFPDLLAELRSYFDPTLSQGTSPVRAVPGEGLDIPIWLLGSSLYSAQLAGELGLPYSFASHFSPKNTISALETYRSHFKPSKVLDEPYAMVGVNVIVADTDEEANFLATTLQQQFLNLIRNHEAPIQPPVEKLNASEYELAALHQQLATSIVGGPETVEKKMQEFLDETQADEMMVISSIYDHEKRKKSYKLLSDITKG, from the coding sequence ATGTCTAACCAACCGAAAAAACAATTGAAAGATATTTCATATTCTGTCCTAGATTTAGCGCCTGTTAAAGAAATTGGTGCGATTTCAGATGCTCTTCACCGATCACGAGACTTAGCTCAGCACGTAGAAAAATTAGGCTACAATCGTTTTTGGCTTGCAGAACATCACAATATGCCCTTTATCGCAAGTTCCGCTACGTCAGTCGTCATTGGACATGTGGCTGCAGGAACGTCCACTCTTCGCGTCGGTTCAGGTGGCGTTATGCTTCCGAATCATTCACCACTTGTTATTGCGGAACAATTTGGAACACTAGAATCACTATTCCCAGGCCGAATTGATCTAGGTCTAGGTCGGGCACCAGGTACTGACCAGCGAACTGCATTCGCTTTAAGACGAGGACAAGGATCAATGGGACAAGACTTCCCAGATCTACTCGCTGAACTACGATCTTACTTCGATCCTACATTAAGTCAGGGTACTTCTCCTGTTCGAGCCGTTCCTGGTGAAGGATTAGATATTCCAATTTGGCTACTTGGATCAAGTTTATATAGTGCTCAGCTTGCTGGAGAACTAGGTCTACCTTACTCATTCGCTAGTCATTTCTCACCAAAAAATACAATTAGTGCTTTAGAAACTTATCGAAGTCATTTTAAGCCTTCAAAAGTATTGGATGAGCCTTACGCAATGGTAGGCGTGAACGTAATTGTGGCAGATACCGATGAAGAGGCTAACTTCTTAGCTACAACGCTTCAGCAGCAGTTCCTTAACTTAATTCGTAATCACGAAGCACCGATACAGCCGCCAGTTGAGAAATTGAATGCTAGTGAATATGAATTAGCAGCTCTTCATCAACAGCTCGCCACTTCCATTGTAGGTGGACCGGAAACCGTCGAAAAGAAAATGCAAGAGTTTCTTGATGAGACTCAAGCGGATGAAATGATGGTTATTTCATCAATCTATGATCACGAGAAAAGGAAGAAGTCTTATAAACTTCTTTCTGATATAACGAAGGGGTAA
- a CDS encoding L-lactate permease: MNGLQLLAALTPILAVFILLVLLRLPATTAMPGSLLLTAVVAFFVWKIPVIQIVAASMEGLIIALSIIWIVFGAILLLNTLRNSGAIDAIRAGFMGISMDRRVQLIIIAWLFGAFIEGAAGFGTPAAIGAPLLVALGFPPLSAVTMALIADSSPVSFGAVGTPIIVGVDQGLRQGPAIADQVATSIGSQSMGEYLQAITQSAVMIDLFVGTLIPLILVMMLTRFFGENHSWKEGLSIWKFALFAGFSFTVPAFIVATFLGPEFPSIIGGLVGLSIVIPAAKRGFLLPDEPWDFNHVNQTNLKPHHSLSLGVAWIPYLLVAILLVLTRLDFLPIKGWLRSVKIGWQDILGTEISTSFEPLYLPGTIFIVVIVVTIFLHKMTRTAVKNTMMDSIKTMVGTVVALGTAVPMVRIFINSGINGSNLMSMPMELATLVANAVGDAWPLVAPFIGALGSFISGSATFSNMMFSLFQFSVADQLQMNEQLVLSLQVLGANAGNMICVLNVVAAASVVGMVGKEGTIIRMTMGPMLFYAVASGVLGWIAIMVF; encoded by the coding sequence ATGAATGGACTTCAACTTCTTGCGGCATTAACGCCGATTCTTGCGGTATTTATCTTGCTTGTCCTACTTCGTCTTCCGGCTACTACTGCCATGCCAGGAAGCTTACTACTTACTGCAGTCGTTGCTTTTTTCGTTTGGAAAATACCAGTTATACAAATTGTAGCAGCTTCTATGGAAGGGCTGATCATTGCTTTATCGATTATTTGGATTGTATTTGGAGCGATTCTGCTTTTAAATACGTTACGAAACAGTGGAGCAATTGATGCGATTCGAGCGGGATTTATGGGCATATCGATGGACCGTCGGGTTCAACTCATTATTATTGCCTGGTTGTTTGGTGCATTTATTGAAGGAGCAGCAGGGTTTGGGACGCCAGCTGCAATTGGAGCTCCGCTTCTAGTTGCTCTTGGATTCCCTCCCCTTTCCGCCGTTACGATGGCGCTTATTGCAGATAGTAGTCCTGTATCATTCGGAGCGGTTGGAACACCTATTATCGTTGGTGTAGATCAGGGGCTTCGACAGGGACCAGCCATTGCAGATCAAGTAGCAACTTCTATTGGTAGTCAGTCAATGGGAGAGTACCTTCAGGCCATTACTCAAAGTGCTGTCATGATTGATCTTTTTGTCGGCACGTTAATTCCTTTAATCTTAGTAATGATGTTAACGCGCTTTTTCGGTGAAAATCATTCTTGGAAAGAGGGGCTCTCTATATGGAAGTTCGCCTTATTTGCTGGGTTTAGCTTTACGGTACCTGCTTTTATCGTAGCTACTTTTCTAGGACCTGAATTCCCCTCTATTATTGGTGGACTTGTTGGCCTTTCCATCGTGATTCCAGCTGCTAAAAGAGGCTTTCTTCTTCCTGATGAGCCTTGGGATTTCAACCATGTAAACCAAACGAACTTGAAGCCTCACCATTCTCTATCATTAGGTGTAGCCTGGATTCCTTATTTGCTCGTTGCGATTTTATTAGTGCTTACGAGGTTAGATTTCCTTCCGATAAAAGGATGGCTCCGGTCCGTTAAGATAGGCTGGCAAGACATTCTCGGAACGGAGATCAGTACTTCTTTTGAACCTTTGTACTTACCTGGAACTATTTTCATCGTTGTTATAGTCGTTACCATCTTTCTGCATAAAATGACACGAACAGCTGTGAAAAATACAATGATGGATTCCATAAAAACAATGGTTGGGACAGTCGTTGCGCTTGGTACAGCGGTTCCTATGGTTCGGATATTTATCAATTCTGGTATTAATGGTTCTAATCTCATGAGCATGCCAATGGAGCTTGCGACACTTGTTGCGAACGCAGTTGGGGATGCTTGGCCACTTGTTGCCCCGTTCATTGGTGCACTCGGCTCATTTATTTCAGGAAGTGCGACATTTAGCAATATGATGTTCTCACTCTTTCAATTTAGCGTAGCGGATCAGCTCCAAATGAATGAACAACTTGTCCTTTCACTTCAAGTATTAGGTGCTAATGCAGGGAATATGATTTGTGTTTTAAACGTTGTGGCAGCTGCTTCTGTTGTCGGAATGGTCGGGAAAGAAGGAACGATTATTCGGATGACGATGGGGCCAATGTTATTTTATGCGGTTGCTTCTGGCGTACTAGGATGGATTGCGATTATGGTGTTTTAA
- a CDS encoding CPBP family intramembrane glutamic endopeptidase, which produces MNQKIIILSTLLLAHILLFLSFVHYPETFWPVFTVTLAILIFLSVKTGTLSFQKITISNWCYILISAILLYAISYIGIEGIKWVYPSLFEDMERFYDIVEPVKAWHFISLILIVIPGEEIYWRGYIQQQLKQYKKGDTILIATILYATAHLYSDAYLLVAAAIGGGMAWGWLYEKTKNFWVPLLSHILFDLLILVFIPLL; this is translated from the coding sequence ATGAACCAGAAAATCATAATCCTCAGCACACTTTTATTAGCTCATATTCTCTTGTTTTTAAGCTTTGTTCACTATCCAGAAACGTTTTGGCCGGTTTTTACAGTCACACTAGCGATTTTAATTTTTCTAAGTGTGAAAACAGGGACGCTTTCGTTTCAAAAAATAACAATTAGCAACTGGTGTTATATCCTGATTAGTGCCATCTTGCTTTATGCGATTTCGTATATTGGAATAGAAGGAATCAAGTGGGTTTATCCCTCATTATTTGAAGACATGGAGCGGTTTTACGATATTGTGGAACCAGTTAAAGCTTGGCATTTTATTAGTCTTATCCTAATCGTCATCCCAGGAGAAGAGATTTATTGGAGAGGGTATATTCAGCAACAATTGAAACAGTATAAAAAAGGAGATACCATTCTCATTGCAACCATTTTATATGCGACAGCCCATCTGTACTCAGATGCCTATTTATTAGTAGCAGCAGCAATAGGCGGAGGAATGGCGTGGGGATGGCTATATGAAAAAACAAAAAATTTTTGGGTCCCACTCCTATCGCATATTCTTTTCGATCTTCTTATTCTCGTTTTTATTCCGCTACTCTAA
- the rlmN gene encoding 23S rRNA (adenine(2503)-C(2))-methyltransferase RlmN produces MKESIYGLTFDQLTEWLLERGHKKFRASQVWDWLYKKRVKEFSQMNNVNKDCIKLLEENFAIQTLTQEIKQESSDGTIKFLFKLQDGNVIETVLMRFHYGQSVCVTTQVGCNIGCSFCASGLLKKSRDLTSGEIVEQIMNVQHALDEKANEERVSHIVIMGIGEPFDNYDNMMDFLHIVNSQKGLCIGARHITVSTSGLAKQIYDFANEDLQVNLAISLHAPNDELRTKIMKINKAYPLGKLMPAIDYYLEKTNRRITFEYIMLRDVNDHVEEAKQLANLLADKRHLSYVNLIPYNPVDDHSYQRSEKESILAFYDTLKKNGINCVIRHENGTDIDAACGQLRSKQVKKLENAGK; encoded by the coding sequence ATGAAAGAATCGATATACGGATTAACGTTTGATCAGCTAACTGAATGGTTGCTAGAACGTGGTCACAAAAAATTCCGTGCCTCCCAAGTTTGGGATTGGCTCTATAAAAAACGTGTTAAAGAATTTTCTCAAATGAATAACGTAAATAAAGACTGTATCAAGCTTTTGGAAGAGAATTTTGCTATCCAGACATTAACTCAAGAAATTAAGCAGGAATCTTCTGACGGTACGATTAAGTTCTTGTTCAAACTACAAGATGGAAACGTTATTGAAACGGTACTCATGCGTTTCCATTACGGTCAATCGGTCTGTGTGACGACACAAGTAGGTTGTAATATCGGTTGTTCCTTCTGTGCAAGTGGACTTCTTAAGAAGAGCCGTGACCTTACAAGTGGAGAAATTGTTGAGCAAATTATGAACGTTCAGCACGCCCTTGATGAAAAGGCTAATGAAGAACGCGTAAGTCACATTGTTATTATGGGAATTGGGGAACCATTTGATAACTACGATAATATGATGGACTTCCTTCATATCGTTAATTCTCAAAAAGGTCTTTGCATTGGCGCTCGCCATATCACGGTTTCTACAAGTGGACTTGCGAAGCAAATTTACGATTTTGCGAATGAAGATTTACAAGTGAACCTTGCGATCTCTCTTCACGCGCCTAATGATGAGCTTCGAACCAAAATTATGAAAATCAACAAAGCTTATCCACTTGGAAAACTAATGCCTGCAATTGATTACTATCTTGAGAAAACCAACCGCAGAATTACGTTCGAGTATATTATGTTGAGAGATGTTAATGATCATGTAGAAGAAGCGAAACAACTCGCCAATCTACTAGCTGATAAGCGCCATCTTTCATACGTAAACTTGATTCCATACAACCCGGTTGATGATCACTCTTATCAGCGTAGTGAAAAAGAATCGATTCTTGCGTTCTATGATACGCTTAAGAAGAACGGCATTAACTGCGTGATCCGTCATGAGAACGGCACAGACATTGATGCAGCTTGCGGTCAGCTTCGTAGTAAGCAAGTGAAAAAACTAGAAAATGCAGGAAAATAG
- a CDS encoding DUF3895 domain-containing protein — MTKSLTNSERDQLLQDLTFDQQTYLMNILKRGKKTAFANVIAQSKGRMIPNGATDEEIGMLLDDWILDDYLDAGAVSEDLKCECGRVLRYQYIVRHVKTGEVRRFGINHFEEHTGLPGTIVKEVVQGFTKIDYELDELLLKMQNGSPTYDIPEGLKLPADIEEPLSLQLPLLDRQEKRLNSLIRIYREEKEALQRGSNTLEALDIPTQKKEDLKPKETLPQDELQGSFDLFAEEAQEPLPEITSKKPKETYFVGDLSFTTQEEVDGYIQNGTESALMICELLIKEGKVQDKRYSTKKPKIYYAVCTYLDSYVSAGSMSVEPIGREDRIYRLKSGQ, encoded by the coding sequence ATGACAAAGAGCCTTACGAACTCTGAGAGAGATCAATTACTGCAAGATCTTACATTTGACCAACAAACCTATCTTATGAATATTCTTAAACGAGGTAAAAAAACAGCATTTGCGAATGTGATTGCTCAAAGTAAAGGAAGAATGATTCCAAACGGAGCTACTGATGAGGAAATTGGAATGTTGCTTGACGATTGGATACTAGACGATTACCTGGATGCAGGCGCTGTCTCAGAAGATCTAAAATGCGAATGTGGTCGTGTATTACGTTATCAATATATTGTTCGACATGTAAAAACAGGTGAAGTGCGTCGTTTTGGTATTAATCATTTCGAAGAACACACTGGCTTACCAGGTACCATCGTAAAAGAAGTTGTACAAGGTTTTACAAAAATTGATTATGAGTTAGATGAACTCTTATTAAAAATGCAAAACGGCTCACCTACATATGACATCCCTGAAGGTTTGAAGCTACCAGCCGATATTGAAGAGCCACTATCCTTACAACTTCCGTTACTTGATCGACAAGAAAAACGGCTAAACAGTTTAATCAGAATTTATCGTGAAGAAAAAGAAGCCTTACAAAGAGGTAGTAATACGTTAGAGGCTTTAGATATCCCAACACAGAAAAAAGAAGACTTGAAACCTAAAGAAACTCTACCTCAAGATGAGTTACAAGGCTCTTTTGATTTGTTCGCTGAAGAAGCGCAAGAACCTTTACCAGAAATAACAAGTAAGAAACCGAAAGAAACATATTTTGTGGGAGACCTTTCGTTTACAACCCAGGAAGAGGTAGACGGCTATATTCAAAATGGTACAGAGAGTGCCTTAATGATTTGCGAGCTCTTAATCAAAGAAGGAAAAGTTCAAGACAAGCGCTACTCGACAAAGAAACCGAAAATTTACTATGCAGTTTGCACGTATCTCGATTCTTATGTGTCTGCTGGATCCATGTCTGTTGAGCCCATTGGACGTGAAGATCGCATCTATCGATTAAAAAGCGGACAATGA
- a CDS encoding homocysteine S-methyltransferase family protein translates to MKRTLEQRLQDGPVICGEGYLFELERRGYLQAGSFVPEVALDNPDALKQTYRDYMLAGSDVVLAFTYNGHREKMRIIGKEDLLEPLNRQAIRLAKEVAKEHPEEEALVAGNISNTNLFDPEDENSKEQIRSMFAEMVKWSKEEGVDFINGETFYYYEEAKIALEEIQKQDLPAVITLGLMSENILRDGYTVEEACRLLEEHGALIVGMNCFRGPATMQPYIEKIRQSVTGYVGALPIPYRTTEEHPTFFNLPDGGCACTLPTETTFPTSLDPLYCNRYELAEWAKEAKSVGVNYFGLCCGASPSMLREVAETVGRTAVNSIYSPNMEKHFLFGSDESLKKNNTAYRQKA, encoded by the coding sequence ATGAAAAGAACACTTGAACAACGACTGCAAGATGGCCCAGTCATTTGCGGAGAAGGTTATCTGTTTGAATTAGAGCGACGTGGTTATCTCCAAGCAGGATCATTCGTGCCAGAAGTTGCCTTAGATAACCCTGATGCTCTTAAACAAACCTATCGTGACTATATGCTAGCAGGCTCTGACGTAGTACTTGCTTTTACGTATAATGGCCACCGAGAAAAAATGAGGATTATCGGAAAAGAAGACTTGCTCGAACCCCTTAATCGACAAGCCATCCGTCTTGCAAAAGAAGTAGCAAAAGAACATCCTGAAGAAGAAGCTCTTGTAGCAGGGAATATATCAAACACAAATCTATTTGACCCTGAAGATGAAAACAGCAAAGAACAAATTCGTTCCATGTTTGCTGAAATGGTGAAGTGGAGTAAAGAAGAAGGCGTTGATTTCATTAATGGGGAAACATTTTATTATTACGAAGAAGCGAAAATAGCCTTAGAAGAAATTCAAAAACAAGATCTCCCAGCAGTTATTACACTTGGACTTATGAGTGAAAATATTTTAAGAGACGGCTATACCGTTGAGGAAGCTTGCCGGTTGTTAGAAGAACATGGAGCGCTAATTGTTGGAATGAACTGTTTTCGAGGACCTGCTACAATGCAGCCATACATCGAGAAAATTAGGCAGTCTGTTACTGGATATGTTGGCGCACTTCCAATTCCATATCGAACAACAGAAGAACATCCAACATTTTTTAACTTACCTGATGGCGGATGTGCCTGTACATTGCCAACAGAGACAACCTTTCCAACCTCTCTCGATCCACTTTATTGCAACCGTTATGAACTAGCAGAATGGGCAAAAGAAGCAAAAAGTGTCGGGGTAAATTATTTTGGACTATGTTGTGGTGCTTCTCCAAGTATGTTGAGAGAAGTCGCTGAAACAGTAGGTAGAACAGCGGTGAATTCTATTTACTCTCCAAATATGGAGAAACATTTTCTGTTTGGATCAGATGAATCGTTAAAGAAAAACAATACGGCATATCGACAAAAGGCATAG
- the murB gene encoding UDP-N-acetylmuramate dehydrogenase, translating to MDNQNVINELRSILPEAELKINEPLNAHTYTKMGGCADVLVFPNTIEDARAAVEYAYQKNYPLTILGKGSNVIIQDGGIRGIVLNLSSLKSIDKEDKKVIAQAGARIIDASEFARDGKLSGLEFACGIPGSVGGAVYMNAGAYGGEIADCLESVLAVTKEGKLIKLTADELDLSYRHSNVDEKGLLVLEATFALKDGDYNEIKAIMDDLTEKRETKQPLEYPSCGSVFKRPPGLFAGKLIQDSELQGTRIGGAEVSKKHAGFIVNIDNATATDYLDVIHHVQRTVKEKFDVELEREVRVIGEPPEQA from the coding sequence ATGGATAATCAAAATGTAATAAATGAACTCCGCTCGATTTTGCCAGAAGCGGAATTGAAAATAAATGAGCCTTTAAATGCCCACACCTATACTAAGATGGGTGGATGTGCAGATGTTCTTGTTTTCCCTAACACAATTGAAGATGCAAGAGCAGCGGTAGAATATGCTTATCAAAAAAACTATCCTTTAACGATACTCGGGAAAGGTTCGAATGTAATCATTCAAGATGGTGGTATTCGCGGTATTGTTTTGAATCTATCTTCTTTAAAATCGATTGATAAAGAAGACAAAAAGGTAATTGCTCAAGCAGGCGCTCGAATTATTGATGCATCTGAATTTGCGCGTGACGGCAAACTTAGCGGTCTTGAGTTTGCATGTGGTATACCAGGGTCTGTTGGTGGAGCTGTTTATATGAACGCAGGAGCATACGGTGGAGAGATAGCTGACTGTCTCGAAAGTGTTCTCGCTGTAACGAAAGAAGGAAAGTTAATTAAATTAACCGCTGATGAACTTGATTTATCTTATCGTCACAGTAACGTAGATGAAAAAGGTTTGCTTGTTTTAGAAGCAACCTTCGCTCTAAAAGATGGCGACTATAATGAAATTAAAGCGATCATGGATGACCTAACTGAGAAGCGTGAAACAAAACAGCCGCTAGAATACCCTTCTTGTGGTAGTGTATTTAAGCGTCCTCCTGGACTATTTGCAGGTAAATTAATTCAGGACTCTGAACTCCAAGGTACACGAATCGGTGGGGCCGAAGTTTCTAAAAAGCATGCTGGATTTATTGTAAATATCGATAATGCTACTGCAACAGACTATTTGGATGTGATTCATCACGTTCAAAGAACAGTAAAAGAAAAATTTGATGTCGAGCTTGAACGTGAAGTACGCGTTATTGGCGAACCACCTGAGCAAGCATAA
- a CDS encoding YdhK family protein, giving the protein MNTKKVILGLGLSLSLILAACGNNNEGINQESENNQSTSNSSANSENHMEEMEHSGSSEVPEGLKRAENPTYPKSSKAIIETDHMKGMKGAEATISGAFETTSYVVSYMPTNGGELVENHKWVIHEELDQPDNAPLTPGTEVTLNASHMKGMEGANATIDSANQTTVYMIDYMPTTGGEEVTNHKWVTEDELSPIEQ; this is encoded by the coding sequence ATGAACACAAAAAAAGTTATTTTAGGATTAGGGTTATCACTATCACTTATTCTAGCAGCATGCGGGAACAATAACGAGGGCATAAATCAGGAGTCCGAAAACAATCAATCGACTTCTAACTCTTCAGCAAACTCCGAGAATCACATGGAAGAGATGGAACACTCCGGCTCTTCAGAAGTACCTGAAGGGTTAAAAAGGGCTGAAAATCCTACATATCCAAAAAGCAGTAAAGCAATCATTGAAACAGATCATATGAAAGGAATGAAAGGTGCAGAAGCCACGATCTCAGGAGCTTTTGAAACTACCTCATATGTTGTTTCCTATATGCCTACGAATGGTGGAGAACTTGTAGAGAATCACAAATGGGTGATCCACGAGGAACTTGATCAACCTGATAACGCGCCTTTAACACCCGGTACAGAAGTAACGCTTAATGCTTCCCATATGAAAGGAATGGAAGGAGCAAATGCAACAATTGATTCAGCCAACCAAACTACTGTTTATATGATAGACTATATGCCGACAACTGGAGGCGAAGAGGTAACCAATCATAAATGGGTAACGGAAGATGAATTATCTCCTATTGAGCAATAA